One Candidatus Sulfurimonas baltica DNA segment encodes these proteins:
- a CDS encoding FCSD flavin-binding domain-containing protein → MGISRREILTLSGLAVASSALSASDKPKTNTKIKSEYKAPIPDTTKPRVVVVGGGWSGLSIAKNTKIFAPDAEVILVEQRHEFTSCPLSNLWLVNKIELEYLTHDYLQAARNYNYTYFQATAIGLDKENQILETSGGSIKYDYLVMAPGIDYDYSRWTKDIAFENRLRRDYPAGFIPGSEHITLKNKILNFKGGNFLLTVPAGNYRCLPAPYERACIIADHFKQNNIKGKVILLDENNTITIKEKGFQSAFTELYADYIEYVPSSVIHKIDLDKKTVYTEFDEFEFEDASFYPHVRGAKVLERMGLAKDAKNMMEGNINPLTYEAIDAKNVFITGDARPMGFSKSGNTSNSEGFIVAANIAQKINKTPALAWEPPTTTCFSAISTEPEKAIYIYTQYSYDKKTKAFDFAGTVSSEDWKKHGVVNADSIYSWATALYHDMFGDTKTS, encoded by the coding sequence ATGGGCATATCAAGAAGAGAGATTCTAACATTGTCAGGTTTAGCAGTTGCATCCTCTGCACTAAGTGCTTCTGATAAACCAAAAACAAATACTAAAATTAAGAGTGAATATAAAGCTCCAATACCTGATACTACTAAACCAAGAGTAGTTGTTGTAGGCGGTGGGTGGTCAGGACTCTCAATCGCAAAAAACACAAAAATATTCGCTCCGGATGCAGAAGTAATCTTGGTTGAACAAAGACATGAGTTTACTTCTTGCCCTTTAAGTAATCTATGGTTAGTTAATAAAATTGAACTTGAATATTTAACACATGATTATCTCCAAGCTGCCAGAAACTACAACTATACTTATTTTCAAGCAACAGCTATCGGACTAGATAAAGAGAATCAGATCCTAGAGACTAGTGGCGGTAGTATCAAGTACGACTATTTAGTTATGGCTCCGGGCATTGACTATGATTACTCACGTTGGACAAAAGATATAGCTTTTGAAAATAGACTTAGACGTGATTACCCAGCAGGTTTTATCCCAGGCTCTGAGCATATTACGCTAAAGAACAAAATTTTAAACTTCAAGGGTGGAAACTTCTTGCTAACAGTACCTGCTGGAAACTATAGATGTCTTCCCGCACCTTATGAGAGAGCTTGTATCATAGCTGACCACTTTAAGCAGAACAACATAAAAGGTAAAGTGATTTTACTTGATGAAAACAATACTATAACTATTAAAGAAAAAGGTTTTCAAAGTGCTTTTACTGAGCTATACGCTGATTATATAGAATATGTTCCAAGCTCTGTAATCCATAAAATCGACCTAGACAAAAAAACTGTTTACACAGAGTTTGATGAGTTTGAATTTGAAGATGCCTCTTTTTATCCTCATGTAAGAGGGGCTAAAGTCCTAGAGAGAATGGGTCTGGCGAAAGATGCAAAAAATATGATGGAAGGTAATATCAACCCTTTGACTTATGAAGCCATTGATGCAAAAAATGTATTTATAACGGGTGATGCTCGTCCTATGGGATTTTCAAAATCAGGAAATACTTCAAACTCCGAAGGATTCATTGTAGCGGCTAATATTGCACAAAAAATCAATAAAACACCGGCTTTAGCTTGGGAACCGCCTACTACAACTTGTTTTTCTGCCATATCAACAGAACCTGAAAAAGCAATATACATTTATACTCAATACTCATACGACAAAAAGACGAAAGCTTTCGACTTTGCAGGAACAGTAAGTAGTGAAGATTGGAAAAAACACGGCGTAGTAAACGCGGACTCAATATATAGTTGGGCTACTGCATTGTATCACGATATGTTTGGTGACACAAAAACTTCCTAA
- the lspA gene encoding signal peptidase II: MHNKTLRLLAILTLTIVGVFIIDQNIKTLFVDGWRYYTECIDLILVYNKGVAFSMFAFLDEWLKFIQLILIIAILVYVVYLNDICYAFPAGLMLGGAFSNVYDRFIHEGVVDMVYWHCGFDFAVFNFADVMIDVAVVWILILNFRPKSCKS; the protein is encoded by the coding sequence ATGCATAATAAGACTCTGCGTTTATTAGCAATACTAACCCTTACAATTGTTGGTGTTTTTATTATTGATCAAAATATAAAAACACTTTTTGTAGATGGCTGGCGCTACTATACTGAGTGCATTGATTTGATTTTGGTTTACAACAAAGGCGTTGCATTCTCAATGTTTGCTTTCTTGGATGAGTGGCTAAAATTTATTCAACTAATACTTATTATTGCTATTTTAGTCTACGTAGTTTATCTTAATGATATTTGTTACGCATTCCCTGCAGGATTGATGCTTGGAGGTGCTTTTTCAAATGTCTATGACAGGTTTATACACGAGGGTGTAGTTGATATGGTATATTGGCACTGCGGGTTTGATTTCGCAGTATTTAATTTCGCTGATGTAATGATTGACGTAGCAGTCGTGTGGATTTTAATACTTAATTTTAGACCAAAATCGTGCAAAAGTTGA
- a CDS encoding spermidine synthase: MNEFTYQEMMVHVPLCTNKDPKNVLIISEKAELLSEELARHAEVGSRVISCKLEAISALDDKAYDVVISEMQADAAFISHVNRVLQDDGQFVTVHPALDETEANKSLMKTLGRYFKVIMPYNLGNCSTALLSSKEYHPTADINLHRSDMIDGLSYYNCDVHVASFAMGNHIRKEYLGIVKN; the protein is encoded by the coding sequence ATGAATGAATTTACTTACCAAGAAATGATGGTACATGTCCCTTTGTGTACCAATAAAGATCCAAAAAATGTTTTAATTATCAGTGAGAAAGCAGAACTTTTAAGTGAAGAGCTTGCAAGACATGCAGAAGTTGGTTCAAGAGTTATCTCTTGCAAGCTTGAGGCAATTAGCGCTTTAGATGACAAAGCGTATGATGTAGTTATCTCTGAAATGCAGGCTGATGCAGCATTTATCTCACATGTAAACCGTGTTTTACAAGATGATGGGCAGTTTGTTACAGTTCATCCAGCTTTAGATGAGACTGAAGCCAACAAGAGCTTAATGAAAACCTTAGGAAGATACTTTAAAGTGATTATGCCATACAATCTTGGCAACTGCTCAACTGCGCTTCTCAGCTCTAAAGAGTATCACCCGACAGCGGATATTAATCTTCACCGTTCAGATATGATTGATGGGTTAAGCTATTACAACTGTGATGTACATGTAGCTTCTTTTGCTATGGGTAATCATATCCGTAAAGAGTATTTAGGTATTGTTAAAAACTAA
- the glmM gene encoding phosphoglucosamine mutase, translating to MKLFGTDGVRGEAGTFLSAELAMKVAMAAGIYFKTRAKTNKILVGKDTRRSGYMIENAIVSGLTAIGYDVVQIGPMPTPAIAFITENMRCDAGIMISASHNSYEDNGIKFFDGQGDKLSLCAEQEIENIYFNDEKLQDAQTTGKNIGKAKRIDDVVGRYIVQLKNSFPRDISLKGMRIVLDAANGAGYIVGPTVLEELGADVIVLHNKPDGFNINEGCGALHTKDLREAVVKYRADLGIALDGDADRLVIVDEKGEIVDGDQLLGALGSYMNDNGTLRGGGIVSTVMSNQGLDDFMKEKGLKLFRSDVGDKNVLEIMKKEGINFGGEQSGHVITSDYAKTGDGLVSALQTLSLLIKTNQKASEALRPFPLYPQKLVNINIKNKKPLKKIEGLEAKLLELDEKNIRHLIRYSGTENKLRILLECKDAKKMNLHVDDIVDFFQKALNA from the coding sequence ATGAAATTATTCGGAACAGATGGAGTCAGAGGTGAGGCTGGTACTTTTTTAAGTGCAGAGTTAGCAATGAAAGTGGCAATGGCTGCTGGAATTTACTTTAAAACTCGCGCTAAAACTAATAAAATTTTGGTTGGAAAAGATACACGCAGAAGTGGATATATGATAGAAAATGCAATAGTCAGCGGATTGACGGCTATTGGTTATGATGTTGTACAAATTGGTCCAATGCCAACCCCGGCAATAGCTTTTATCACTGAAAATATGCGTTGTGATGCAGGTATTATGATTAGTGCATCACATAACTCCTATGAAGATAATGGAATTAAATTTTTTGACGGACAGGGAGATAAACTCTCTTTATGTGCCGAACAGGAGATAGAAAATATCTACTTCAATGATGAAAAGCTTCAAGACGCGCAAACTACCGGAAAAAATATAGGAAAAGCTAAAAGAATTGATGATGTAGTCGGCCGCTATATTGTTCAGCTAAAAAATTCATTTCCTAGAGATATCTCACTAAAAGGTATGCGGATAGTTTTGGACGCAGCTAATGGTGCAGGATATATTGTTGGTCCTACTGTTTTAGAAGAGCTGGGTGCTGACGTTATTGTTTTACATAATAAACCGGATGGATTTAATATAAACGAGGGGTGTGGAGCACTTCACACCAAAGATTTACGCGAAGCTGTTGTTAAGTACAGAGCAGATTTAGGTATAGCTCTTGACGGTGATGCAGATAGACTGGTTATAGTAGATGAGAAAGGTGAAATAGTTGACGGGGACCAGCTTTTGGGTGCTCTTGGTTCGTATATGAATGATAATGGCACTTTAAGAGGGGGCGGTATAGTCTCTACTGTTATGAGCAATCAAGGCTTGGATGATTTTATGAAGGAAAAAGGTCTTAAACTGTTTAGATCTGATGTTGGAGATAAAAACGTTTTAGAGATTATGAAAAAAGAGGGGATTAACTTTGGCGGAGAGCAGAGCGGACATGTAATAACAAGTGACTATGCAAAAACTGGAGATGGCTTAGTGAGTGCACTTCAAACACTCTCTCTTTTGATAAAAACAAATCAAAAAGCTTCAGAGGCTCTTCGCCCGTTTCCCCTATATCCTCAAAAGCTGGTAAATATAAATATAAAAAATAAAAAACCACTAAAAAAGATTGAGGGGCTGGAAGCTAAGTTGTTAGAATTGGATGAAAAAAATATTCGTCATCTTATTCGTTATTCAGGAACAGAGAATAAGCTTAGAATTTTACTTGAGTGCAAGGATGCAAAAAAAATGAATCTACATGTAGACGATATAGTTGATTTTTTTCAAAAAGCTTTAAATGCATAA
- the prfA gene encoding peptide chain release factor 1: MLADKLNPFINRYNELGVMLSSPDITSDIKRMTKLSKEQSSLLAIVNKAKEYKSVIAQIAESKEMLSDPEMIDMAKEELKELEPQLPIMEEEIKLLLLPKDPNDDRNIIVELRAGAGGDEAAIFVGDLFDAYTRYADVKGWKVELLSTSPSDAGGFKEVIALIKGDQVYSRLKYEGGTHRVQRVPATESQGRVHTSAITVAVMPEVDDVEIQINENDLKIDVMRSSGCGGQSVNTTDSAVRITHLPTGLVVTNQDQKSQHKNKEKAMKVLKARLFDLEMREAQAKDSATRSAQVGTGDRSGRIRTYNYPQNRISDHRITLTLYRLNEIMHGGLLDEVIDNLIADHQAKIVEAAGL; this comes from the coding sequence ATGTTAGCCGATAAACTAAATCCGTTTATCAATCGTTATAATGAACTTGGCGTTATGCTGAGTTCACCTGACATAACTTCCGACATCAAAAGAATGACAAAACTCTCCAAAGAACAATCTTCACTTTTAGCAATCGTCAACAAAGCAAAAGAATACAAATCAGTTATTGCACAAATTGCTGAATCTAAAGAGATGTTGAGTGATCCAGAGATGATAGATATGGCAAAAGAAGAGCTTAAAGAGTTAGAACCTCAACTTCCAATTATGGAAGAAGAGATTAAACTTTTGCTTTTACCAAAAGATCCAAATGATGATAGAAATATCATTGTTGAGCTTCGTGCTGGAGCTGGTGGAGATGAAGCTGCTATCTTTGTTGGCGATCTTTTCGATGCCTACACGCGCTATGCAGATGTAAAAGGGTGGAAGGTTGAGCTTTTAAGCACATCTCCATCTGATGCAGGTGGATTTAAAGAGGTTATTGCACTTATTAAAGGTGATCAGGTTTATAGTAGATTGAAGTATGAAGGTGGAACTCATCGTGTTCAACGTGTTCCTGCAACAGAGTCACAAGGTCGTGTTCACACTTCAGCAATTACAGTCGCGGTTATGCCTGAAGTTGATGACGTTGAGATACAGATTAATGAAAATGACCTTAAAATCGATGTTATGCGTTCATCTGGCTGTGGAGGGCAAAGTGTAAATACAACAGATTCTGCTGTTAGAATAACACACTTGCCTACTGGTTTGGTTGTAACAAACCAGGATCAAAAGTCTCAGCACAAAAACAAAGAAAAAGCTATGAAAGTTCTAAAAGCCAGACTTTTTGACCTAGAAATGCGAGAGGCACAAGCAAAAGACAGTGCAACAAGGTCAGCCCAAGTTGGAACTGGAGATAGAAGTGGAAGAATAAGAACATACAATTATCCACAAAATCGTATTAGCGATCATAGAATAACTTTGACACTTTATAGATTAAATGAGATTATGCATGGTGGACTTCTCGATGAAGTTATTGACAATCTTATAGCAGATCATCAAGCTAAAATTGTTGAAGCTGCAGGGCTCTAG
- a CDS encoding OmpP1/FadL family transporter — protein sequence MKKTIKLAVVAALALGATSAFATNGSTMLGMGAKTRGMGGIGIGKGHGAESALSNPALITTIKKENEISFGGTLFMPDVTATNNIGNGTVTADSDADMFVIPSVSVASKINDNFYAGVGMWGTGGLGVDYRDTNSMTAGPGSAHMQMVTALQLMQFGVPLVYARDNYSIGITPIVQYGSLDINYEFPGGANAMTPTLVAGDQVGAGVNDDLAFGYNIGLAYEINGITIGAVYKSEIEMEYKGVMSSVIAPFTPTGVYANDKLSTPSEMGIGVSYKMNEHTVALDWKQINWEDATGYKDFEWADQDVISIGYEYTTSGWAARVGYAFADSAVEKQTYAGVNSAGLSAGTVNTFNALGFPGNVESHFTIGGTYNISDMISVDLAAVFAAENKQTFTNFAGQDITVAHSETSYSFQLNYAF from the coding sequence ATGAAAAAAACAATTAAATTAGCAGTAGTAGCTGCATTAGCTTTAGGTGCAACTTCTGCATTCGCAACAAACGGTTCAACTATGCTTGGTATGGGTGCAAAAACTCGCGGTATGGGTGGAATTGGTATTGGTAAAGGTCATGGTGCTGAATCTGCACTTTCAAATCCTGCTTTAATCACTACAATTAAAAAAGAGAATGAAATCTCTTTTGGTGGTACATTATTTATGCCAGATGTAACTGCTACAAATAATATTGGTAATGGCACTGTAACAGCCGATAGTGATGCTGATATGTTTGTTATCCCTTCTGTTTCAGTTGCTAGCAAAATTAATGATAACTTTTATGCTGGTGTTGGTATGTGGGGGACAGGTGGCTTAGGTGTTGATTATCGTGATACTAATTCAATGACTGCTGGCCCTGGAAGTGCACATATGCAAATGGTTACAGCTTTACAACTTATGCAGTTTGGTGTTCCTTTGGTTTATGCAAGAGATAATTACTCAATTGGTATTACTCCAATCGTGCAATATGGTTCTTTAGATATTAATTATGAATTCCCAGGTGGTGCTAATGCTATGACACCAACTCTAGTTGCAGGAGATCAAGTTGGAGCTGGTGTTAATGATGATTTAGCATTTGGTTACAATATAGGTCTTGCATATGAGATTAATGGGATTACAATTGGTGCTGTTTATAAGTCTGAAATAGAAATGGAATACAAAGGTGTTATGAGTTCTGTAATTGCACCGTTTACTCCAACCGGTGTTTATGCAAATGACAAGTTGTCAACACCATCTGAGATGGGTATAGGTGTTAGTTATAAGATGAATGAGCATACTGTTGCTTTAGACTGGAAGCAAATTAATTGGGAAGATGCTACTGGCTATAAAGACTTTGAATGGGCAGACCAAGATGTTATTTCAATAGGTTATGAATATACAACTAGTGGCTGGGCTGCTCGTGTTGGTTATGCTTTTGCTGATAGTGCAGTAGAAAAACAAACATATGCTGGCGTAAATAGTGCTGGTTTATCTGCTGGAACAGTTAATACATTTAATGCATTAGGTTTTCCAGGGAATGTTGAATCACACTTTACTATTGGTGGAACGTACAACATAAGCGACATGATTTCTGTTGATTTAGCTGCTGTATTTGCTGCTGAAAATAAGCAAACTTTCACAAACTTTGCAGGCCAAGATATTACTGTAGCTCACTCAGAGACAAGTTACAGTTTCCAACTTAACTACGCTTTCTAG
- the rpsT gene encoding 30S ribosomal protein S20 yields the protein MANHKSSIKRIRQTIVRTERNRFYRTRLKNIVKDVRSAIEAGNKEDATSAMTVANKQIQKFVSKGILKKETAARKISRLHRAVNAI from the coding sequence ATGGCAAATCACAAGTCATCAATTAAGAGAATTCGCCAAACTATCGTTCGTACAGAGCGTAATCGTTTCTACAGAACTCGTCTTAAAAACATTGTAAAAGACGTTCGTTCTGCAATCGAAGCAGGCAATAAAGAAGATGCTACATCAGCAATGACAGTAGCTAACAAACAAATTCAAAAATTTGTAAGCAAGGGTATCTTAAAAAAAGAGACTGCTGCTAGAAAAATTAGTCGTCTACACAGAGCTGTAAACGCAATATAA
- the purM gene encoding phosphoribosylformylglycinamidine cyclo-ligase, with protein MSQISYKDAGVDIDAGNSFVENIKPLVKSTKIPGVLGGIGSFAGAFELPKGFKEPVMLAATDGVGTKLKLAIDSGIHNTVGIDLVAMCVNDLLCNFGTPSFFLDYYATGKLDVKTATSVVAGIAEGCIRSECALIGGETAEMPGMYSENDYDLAGFAVGVAEKSEMDRVSLVRAGHKLIALPSSGLHSNGFSLARKVLFEKMNLDFNYDFNGKPLIETLLEPTNIYVKTFKALKNEIVAMAHITGGGIVENLPRVLPQNLRAEVKKDAIKVLPIFDLIGQHVDLNEMYRAFNMGVGMILVVEDKNVNTVLAKAEGSYLIGEIKEGSREAVMV; from the coding sequence ATGAGCCAAATTAGCTACAAAGATGCCGGCGTTGACATAGATGCCGGCAATAGTTTCGTTGAAAACATCAAGCCTCTTGTAAAATCAACTAAAATTCCTGGTGTCTTGGGTGGTATTGGTTCTTTTGCAGGTGCATTTGAACTACCAAAAGGTTTTAAAGAGCCTGTAATGCTTGCGGCTACTGATGGAGTTGGAACAAAATTAAAACTTGCAATTGACTCTGGAATACATAATACTGTAGGAATTGACTTGGTTGCAATGTGTGTTAACGATCTTCTTTGTAACTTTGGAACTCCATCATTTTTCCTAGATTATTACGCAACTGGTAAACTTGACGTTAAAACTGCGACAAGCGTTGTCGCAGGGATAGCTGAAGGGTGCATAAGAAGCGAATGTGCTCTTATTGGCGGCGAGACAGCTGAGATGCCTGGTATGTATTCTGAAAATGATTATGACCTAGCTGGCTTTGCAGTTGGTGTTGCAGAGAAGAGTGAAATGGATAGAGTTTCTTTAGTACGTGCTGGTCATAAGCTTATAGCACTTCCTAGTTCTGGTCTTCACTCAAATGGTTTTTCTTTAGCTAGAAAAGTTCTATTTGAAAAAATGAACTTAGACTTCAATTACGATTTTAATGGCAAGCCTCTTATAGAGACTCTGCTTGAGCCTACAAATATCTATGTAAAAACATTCAAAGCACTTAAGAATGAGATAGTAGCAATGGCTCACATTACAGGTGGTGGTATAGTTGAAAACCTACCTCGAGTGCTTCCCCAAAATTTAAGAGCTGAAGTTAAAAAAGATGCTATTAAAGTTTTACCAATCTTTGACTTAATAGGTCAACATGTAGATTTAAATGAAATGTACAGAGCGTTCAACATGGGCGTTGGTATGATTCTTGTCGTTGAAGATAAAAATGTAAATACTGTTTTAGCAAAAGCCGAAGGTTCTTATTTGATTGGTGAAATAAAAGAGGGTAGCCGCGAAGCGGTAATGGTTTAA
- the coaE gene encoding dephospho-CoA kinase (Dephospho-CoA kinase (CoaE) performs the final step in coenzyme A biosynthesis.) yields MAFKYAIALTGGIATGKSTVASLLALNGMRVIDADSISHEILDASSSWVKENFGDEYVNGSKVDRAKLGSLVFSNADAKKKLEEFLHPKIRAEIESRSIKQDSFKFPYLIDIPLFFENGAYDIKESVVVYTPSDIQLERFMKRNGYSKDESLRRIASQMPIDEKKKRATWVIDNSKNLKHLQQECEKFVDMIKEKYL; encoded by the coding sequence ATGGCATTTAAGTATGCTATTGCCTTAACCGGTGGAATTGCTACAGGTAAAAGTACTGTAGCGTCCCTTTTAGCCCTCAATGGAATGAGGGTTATAGATGCCGATAGTATATCTCATGAGATCTTGGATGCCTCTTCTTCCTGGGTTAAAGAAAATTTTGGTGATGAATATGTTAATGGCTCAAAAGTTGACAGAGCCAAACTTGGAAGTTTGGTTTTTTCAAACGCTGATGCTAAGAAAAAATTAGAGGAGTTTCTTCATCCGAAAATAAGGGCTGAAATTGAATCAAGAAGCATTAAGCAGGATAGTTTCAAGTTCCCGTATCTCATAGACATCCCTCTATTTTTTGAAAACGGTGCATACGATATAAAAGAGAGTGTGGTTGTTTATACCCCAAGCGATATTCAGTTAGAGAGATTTATGAAGAGAAATGGTTACTCAAAAGATGAATCACTCAGACGAATTGCCTCTCAGATGCCGATAGATGAGAAGAAAAAAAGAGCCACATGGGTTATAGACAATTCTAAAAACTTAAAGCACCTCCAGCAGGAGTGTGAAAAGTTTGTAGATATGATTAAAGAAAAGTATTTATAG
- a CDS encoding YgaP-like transmembrane domain, which yields MNYNKVKSTCRVVRIGAGVALITTGVVTGNAWFYLGVAPLVAGIVNFCPICIVSKKCDLPSN from the coding sequence ATGAATTATAATAAAGTAAAAAGTACATGTAGAGTTGTTCGTATTGGAGCAGGTGTAGCATTAATTACTACAGGTGTAGTAACAGGCAATGCATGGTTTTATTTAGGTGTTGCACCTTTAGTTGCAGGCATTGTCAACTTCTGCCCAATATGTATCGTAAGTAAAAAGTGCGACCTTCCTAGTAACTAA
- the tig gene encoding trigger factor translates to MKIKTNKIDAANAEIEAVIPKEKIDANLEKIAKELTKTASVQGFRKGKVPVSVVKKQYGDRLVQDAEAEALREVLSMGLDELKIANESLIGEPNISKFVKSDDKIDVIVKIALRPEIDLGNYADMVDEFNKPSASEEEVNERLEKLADSQGKFIDLKRKRAAKEGDSVILDFEGSIDGELFEGGAAKEFALVLGSNQFIPGFEDQVAGMKIGEEKVVKVTFPENYGGDKLAGKDAEFKVNVHNIQEKVKVEIDDALAEKILAGQDNPTLENLKNQIKKQLENEAVAKLYNDDLKPALLESFVDKLMFALPEFVVEQEIDVALNKKAGEMSEDEINELRENADKLKTLRETFRENSEKSVRATFIIDALATAENVRVEENEVMQTIYYEAMQMGQDPKEAYDKYKNAGYLPAIQMSMVEDKVLTKILNSKMKEA, encoded by the coding sequence ATGAAAATCAAAACAAATAAAATTGATGCTGCAAATGCTGAAATAGAAGCGGTAATTCCAAAAGAAAAGATAGATGCAAACTTAGAAAAAATAGCAAAAGAGTTGACAAAAACAGCTTCTGTCCAAGGTTTCCGTAAAGGTAAAGTGCCTGTATCTGTGGTTAAGAAACAGTATGGAGATCGTCTAGTTCAAGATGCAGAAGCAGAAGCACTTCGTGAAGTTCTAAGCATGGGTCTTGATGAGTTGAAAATTGCAAACGAATCTCTAATTGGAGAGCCAAACATATCTAAATTTGTAAAGAGTGATGATAAGATAGATGTAATTGTAAAAATAGCATTAAGACCAGAAATTGACCTTGGTAACTATGCAGATATGGTTGATGAATTTAATAAGCCTAGCGCAAGCGAAGAAGAAGTTAATGAAAGACTAGAGAAGTTAGCTGATTCTCAAGGAAAGTTTATTGATCTTAAAAGAAAAAGAGCGGCAAAAGAGGGTGACAGCGTTATACTAGATTTTGAAGGTTCTATTGATGGAGAATTATTTGAGGGCGGTGCAGCTAAGGAGTTTGCATTAGTTCTTGGTTCAAATCAATTTATTCCAGGTTTTGAAGATCAAGTTGCGGGAATGAAGATAGGTGAAGAGAAAGTGGTAAAAGTTACTTTTCCTGAAAACTATGGAGGAGATAAACTAGCTGGAAAAGATGCTGAGTTTAAAGTAAATGTCCATAATATTCAAGAAAAAGTAAAAGTGGAGATTGATGATGCTCTTGCAGAAAAAATTCTTGCCGGACAAGACAATCCGACTTTAGAGAACTTAAAAAATCAAATAAAAAAGCAGCTTGAAAATGAGGCCGTAGCTAAACTTTATAATGATGATTTAAAGCCAGCTCTTTTAGAAAGTTTTGTAGATAAATTGATGTTCGCATTACCAGAGTTTGTTGTTGAGCAAGAGATTGATGTTGCATTAAATAAAAAAGCAGGCGAGATGAGCGAAGATGAGATTAACGAGCTTCGTGAAAATGCAGATAAATTAAAAACACTTCGTGAAACTTTTAGAGAAAATTCAGAAAAAAGTGTAAGAGCTACATTCATTATTGATGCTTTAGCTACTGCTGAAAATGTTAGAGTTGAAGAAAATGAAGTAATGCAAACCATATATTATGAAGCTATGCAAATGGGGCAAGATCCTAAAGAAGCATATGATAAATATAAAAATGCCGGCTATTTACCTGCTATTCAGATGTCAATGGTTGAGGACAAAGTTCTTACTAAGATTCTTAATTCAAAGATGAAAGAAGCGTAA
- the dapF gene encoding diaminopimelate epimerase → MKVSKYSANGNDFVIFHSDVKADRSKLAKIVCNRQEGVGADGLIVIVPHDKYDFEWQFYNSDGSTAEMCGNGSRACAHYAFYNELAPKNMSFLTEAGVINAEVDANSGMVLSELTPPKILEKDIIFGGKNWWKLDTGVPHMVSFTENIKEFDILEARELRYKYNANVNIAFVDGNNLRVRTYERGVEDETLACGTGMAACFYRALMEKKISGDIEVYPKSGDTLYLGMNDKTITFKGKVKRVFETEWKI, encoded by the coding sequence ATGAAAGTATCAAAATATAGCGCAAATGGAAATGACTTTGTTATATTTCACTCAGATGTTAAAGCGGATAGAAGTAAATTAGCAAAAATAGTTTGCAATAGACAAGAGGGTGTAGGAGCTGATGGTCTTATAGTTATAGTTCCACACGATAAATATGATTTTGAGTGGCAGTTTTATAACTCTGATGGAAGCACTGCAGAGATGTGCGGAAATGGAAGTCGTGCCTGTGCTCATTATGCTTTTTATAATGAACTAGCTCCTAAAAATATGAGTTTTTTAACTGAAGCTGGTGTAATAAATGCTGAAGTTGATGCAAATAGTGGGATGGTCCTAAGTGAACTTACCCCGCCAAAGATTTTAGAAAAAGATATAATATTTGGTGGAAAAAACTGGTGGAAACTAGATACCGGTGTTCCTCATATGGTCAGCTTTACAGAGAATATAAAAGAGTTTGACATTCTAGAAGCTAGAGAACTTAGATATAAATATAATGCAAATGTAAATATAGCTTTTGTTGATGGAAATAATTTAAGAGTTAGAACATATGAGCGTGGTGTTGAAGATGAAACTTTAGCATGCGGTACAGGAATGGCTGCTTGTTTTTACAGAGCATTGATGGAGAAAAAAATTAGTGGCGATATTGAGGTTTATCCAAAAAGTGGAGATACACTTTATCTGGGGATGAATGACAAAACTATTACTTTTAAGGGTAAGGTTAAGAGAGTTTTTGAAACAGAGTGGAAAATTTAG